The Acropora palmata chromosome 10, jaAcrPala1.3, whole genome shotgun sequence genome contains a region encoding:
- the LOC141895487 gene encoding uncharacterized protein LOC141895487 isoform X2 — protein MMSQAKAATVVLFGEQHHQPSILKAQLCVLERMVTQSKLLSSQNPEEAFTVNVVMEMFNHQQQPLLDAYQANQISLTELIRQYSGTEGFAMEHYGYILEVSKKLGAKLVAGFVPKLFCKMITREGKNKALEKIEQSGGLPKEFYVDGSEDHYQYFQGLISGNLNTTVDKYRRIFPAQVLRDSSFAYTVMDIIQKSNGHARILGICGSGHLDYRFGIPERISPEVSTYVLTSRAQDDPVEHDVADCVYRYIS, from the coding sequence TTTTGTTTGGTGAACAGCACCATCAGCCATCAATACTCAAGGCCCAGTTGTGTGTTCTTGAAAGAATGGTCACACAGTCAAAGCTTTTGTCCTCCCAAAATCCTGAGGAAGCATTCACTGTCAATGTTGTCATGGAAATGTTTAACCACCAACAACAGCCTCTACTTGATGCTTATCAAGCCAATCAAATTTCTCTTACTGAACTCATCAGGCAGTACAGTGGTACAGAAGGATTTGCAATGGAACATTATGGGTATATTCTAGAGGTCTCAAAAAAACTTGGAGCCAAGCTTGtggctggatttgttccaaaattattttgcaagATGATTACCAGGGAGGGGAAAAACAAAGCTTtagagaaaattgaacaatcTGGAGGACTTCCCAAAGAATTTTATGTGGATGGCTCTGAGGATCATTACCAATACTTCCAGGGGctgattagtggaaatttaaaCACTACTGTCGACAAATATCGACGGATATTTCCAGCACAGGTACTCAGGGACAGTTCATTTGCCTACACAGTTATGGATATTATACAGAAGTCAAATGGACATGCTCGAATTCTGGGAATTTGTGGTTCAGGGCATTTAGACTACAGATTTGGTATCCCAGAAAGAATATCACCAGAGGTTTCTACTTATGTGTTGACGTCGCGTGCACAAGATGATCCAGTAGAACATGATGTTGCAGACTGTGTTTATCGATACATTTCTTAA